The proteins below are encoded in one region of Desulfatirhabdium butyrativorans DSM 18734:
- the fdhD gene encoding formate dehydrogenase accessory sulfurtransferase FdhD yields MTDKTTEIDVVFFDGTSGFSRRSQPVIRERPVSLHVNGNELVTLLCTGHHLQELAAGFLYAEGFLRRPEDLGKIEVDEELGRVEITCANDLSHVNQLWTKRTVTSGCGKGTLFSFALDALRSKPVKSTLRMSAENVVHRMEDLHRLSDTYRQTHGVHNTALSTPKEILVFRDDIGRHNAVDMIVGHCFLNAVSLQDKLLVTTGRLTSEMLIKAAKVGIPVIVSRNTATTLAIELAKSLNITLIGHVRAGKFIIYAGEERIETS; encoded by the coding sequence ATGACCGATAAAACCACTGAAATCGATGTCGTTTTTTTCGACGGTACCAGCGGCTTCTCCAGACGGAGCCAGCCGGTCATTCGGGAAAGGCCCGTCTCGCTGCATGTCAACGGAAACGAGCTGGTAACGCTTCTGTGCACGGGGCACCATCTCCAGGAATTGGCTGCAGGGTTTCTCTATGCGGAAGGTTTTCTGCGAAGGCCAGAGGATTTGGGAAAAATCGAGGTGGATGAAGAACTTGGTCGGGTGGAAATCACCTGCGCCAATGATCTCAGCCACGTCAACCAATTGTGGACGAAACGAACCGTTACATCCGGATGCGGGAAAGGCACATTGTTCTCCTTCGCGCTGGATGCCCTTCGCTCAAAACCCGTCAAGAGCACCCTGCGCATGAGCGCCGAAAATGTTGTCCATCGGATGGAAGACCTGCACCGGTTGAGCGACACATACCGCCAAACCCACGGGGTACACAACACGGCCCTGTCCACGCCGAAGGAGATTCTGGTCTTTCGAGATGACATCGGCAGGCACAACGCCGTAGACATGATCGTCGGCCACTGCTTTCTGAACGCCGTTTCCCTGCAGGACAAGCTGCTGGTCACCACCGGGCGACTGACATCCGAAATGCTCATCAAGGCAGCAAAGGTCGGCATTCCGGTCATTGTCAGCCGGAATACGGCGACAACACTCGCCATCGAGCTGGCGAAATCACTCAACATCACGCTCATCGGCCACGTCCGGGCCGGGAAGTTCATCATCTATGCCGGGGAAGAACGAATCGAAACCTCTTGA
- a CDS encoding pyridoxamine 5'-phosphate oxidase family protein: MAMMTERMKELFNKVHPVVLATASADGVPNAVPIGAKKILDDETILISDQFFNKTLANMKENPKVALTFWEGREGYQLKGSVLIETTGKRFEETARWIEERSAKAGFPLKSKGAVIFHIEEIYGVSPGPGAGKRLV, from the coding sequence ATGGCCATGATGACGGAACGAATGAAAGAGCTCTTCAACAAGGTGCATCCCGTCGTGCTCGCCACGGCGAGTGCGGACGGCGTTCCCAATGCCGTGCCCATCGGTGCGAAAAAGATTCTCGACGACGAGACGATCCTGATTTCGGACCAGTTTTTCAACAAGACCCTGGCCAACATGAAGGAAAATCCCAAAGTCGCCCTGACGTTCTGGGAAGGCCGCGAGGGGTATCAGCTCAAGGGAAGCGTTCTGATCGAGACCACGGGAAAACGCTTCGAGGAAACTGCCAGATGGATTGAGGAGAGAAGCGCAAAGGCGGGATTCCCGCTGAAATCCAAGGGCGCCGTTATTTTCCACATCGAAGAAATTTACGGGGTATCGCCTGGTCCCGGGGCCGGGAAACGGCTCGTCTGA
- a CDS encoding short-chain fatty acid transporter: MIKRLASFFTHLMRNYLPDAYLFAILLTFLSVVLALIFTGAGFTKVVTSWGDGIYGIVAFAFQMILILVTGHCLALTPAVNRILVGIASLGDTPIKGGMIVAFVAGVCSFLNWGFGLIVGGLLAMEIVRRNPKADFPLMIAAAYSGFVVWHQGFSGSIPLVIATAKHAQNFVEKITGSVVPVSQSIFQPFNLIPAILIILTLPLLIYLIYPKAEDVKTIPEDRLKDIGNESIHAELPAQPTLAERIDHSYIINMIFGLLGLIYLFYHFSSKGFDLNLNIVIFIFFIAGVILHGKPIHYIRAVNTAIKGAGGIALQFPLYGGIQGIMIGTGLAKVIANWFVAVSSPETFYMFQFWAAGLINVFIPSGGGQWAAQGPITMEAAKLMGIDPIRSAMMVAWGDQWTNMIQPFWALPLLGLAGLSARDIMGYTTMTLIWSGAVLSVFALLVGFQVI, translated from the coding sequence ATGATCAAACGTCTGGCCTCATTTTTCACCCATCTCATGCGGAATTATCTTCCGGATGCCTATCTGTTTGCCATCCTGCTCACCTTCCTCTCGGTTGTGCTGGCGCTGATCTTCACTGGCGCTGGTTTTACGAAGGTCGTCACATCCTGGGGGGATGGAATCTACGGGATCGTGGCCTTCGCATTCCAGATGATCCTGATTCTGGTGACGGGTCACTGTCTGGCGCTGACCCCTGCTGTCAACCGCATCCTGGTCGGCATTGCCTCCCTGGGTGATACGCCGATCAAGGGCGGGATGATCGTTGCCTTTGTGGCAGGCGTCTGTTCGTTTCTCAACTGGGGGTTCGGGCTGATCGTAGGCGGGTTGCTGGCCATGGAAATTGTCAGGCGGAATCCGAAGGCCGATTTTCCACTGATGATTGCAGCAGCCTACAGCGGATTTGTGGTTTGGCACCAGGGGTTTTCCGGCTCCATTCCCCTCGTCATTGCAACGGCCAAGCACGCACAGAATTTCGTGGAAAAGATTACGGGAAGTGTGGTGCCGGTTTCCCAGAGCATTTTCCAGCCGTTCAACCTGATCCCGGCCATCCTGATCATCCTCACCCTGCCGTTGCTCATCTATCTCATTTATCCCAAGGCGGAAGATGTCAAAACGATCCCGGAAGACCGGCTCAAGGATATCGGCAATGAATCCATCCATGCGGAACTGCCCGCACAGCCAACCCTTGCCGAGCGGATCGATCACAGCTACATCATCAACATGATCTTCGGCCTGCTGGGGCTCATCTATCTCTTTTACCACTTCTCGAGCAAGGGCTTCGATCTCAACCTGAACATCGTCATCTTCATTTTCTTTATCGCTGGTGTCATTCTGCACGGGAAACCCATCCATTACATCCGTGCGGTCAATACGGCCATCAAGGGTGCTGGCGGCATCGCCCTGCAGTTTCCGCTCTACGGCGGCATTCAGGGCATCATGATCGGTACGGGTCTTGCCAAAGTGATCGCCAACTGGTTTGTGGCCGTATCCTCCCCCGAAACCTTCTACATGTTTCAGTTCTGGGCGGCGGGTCTCATCAACGTATTCATCCCCTCGGGTGGCGGGCAGTGGGCCGCACAGGGGCCGATCACGATGGAAGCCGCCAAACTGATGGGGATCGATCCGATTCGCTCCGCCATGATGGTGGCCTGGGGAGATCAGTGGACGAACATGATCCAGCCTTTCTGGGCGCTGCCGCTGCTGGGGCTGGCGGGTCTCTCCGCCCGGGACATCATGGGCTATACCACCATGACGCTGATCTGGAGCGGTGCCGTACTGAGCGTGTTTGCGCTGTTGGTAGGGTTTCAGGTTATTTAG
- a CDS encoding PAS domain-containing protein: protein MDDHSSVISSQSGHACSPDFNRLMRLCSDAAYRYDQRRKSFHFFNDRIWAFLGQTSEAGRCDFGLEEILRFVHPEDRPLMERQFGVVQQTADESGEVVFRIVRPDGSLRWLSNRWIRSFVDPSDERSECIEGFLQDQTRLHQADAQLILSKQRALIGSFIVQNGVFRYVNPEFVRLIGYSEHELLGRDSLAIVHEDYREYVHQQAVTMLKGQNETPYMYCARDKQGGLHWALETVTAIELDGKRATLGYFMDITELRRTQEHLSSLGLMIGIISHSLKGCLVGVDAGMYLIESGFYRDMPARIEEGLDVLKLMIERIRRLVQDILYHTKERKPERAWTDLWSFASDLARSMETRIRAANIHFQTDLPRDIGQACIDSERLRAAFINILENAMEACIEDPRPIDHSIRFSLRMHEANRGVIFEFSDDGPGIDPSELHKVFQLFYSSKGKKGTGIGLYMTRQVILEQGGSIRAESSPGEGARFTVTLPLQPVDDRESKVNRPLDPLR, encoded by the coding sequence ATGGATGACCACTCATCCGTCATCTCAAGCCAGTCGGGCCATGCGTGCTCGCCGGATTTCAATCGGCTGATGCGACTTTGCTCAGATGCCGCCTATCGGTATGACCAACGTCGGAAATCGTTTCATTTTTTTAATGACAGGATATGGGCTTTTCTCGGGCAGACATCAGAAGCGGGCCGATGTGATTTCGGGCTGGAAGAGATTTTGCGATTCGTTCATCCCGAAGATCGTCCCCTGATGGAGCGCCAGTTCGGCGTAGTCCAGCAAACCGCGGATGAAAGCGGTGAGGTGGTTTTTCGGATCGTTCGCCCCGATGGTTCCCTGCGATGGCTTTCCAACCGCTGGATACGCTCCTTCGTCGATCCTTCGGATGAGCGATCCGAATGCATCGAAGGCTTTCTCCAGGACCAGACCAGACTTCATCAGGCCGATGCCCAGTTGATCCTCAGCAAGCAGAGGGCGCTCATTGGAAGCTTCATCGTACAGAACGGCGTTTTCCGTTATGTGAACCCCGAATTTGTCAGACTCATCGGGTACAGCGAACACGAATTGCTGGGTCGGGATTCTCTTGCCATCGTACATGAAGATTACCGGGAATATGTCCATCAGCAGGCCGTCACGATGCTCAAGGGGCAAAATGAGACCCCTTACATGTATTGCGCCAGGGACAAACAGGGCGGGCTTCACTGGGCACTGGAAACGGTCACCGCCATCGAGCTCGACGGCAAACGGGCAACCCTTGGCTATTTCATGGATATTACGGAACTCAGGCGTACGCAGGAACACCTATCGAGTCTGGGCCTGATGATCGGGATCATTTCCCACAGTCTCAAGGGATGCCTTGTCGGGGTGGATGCCGGCATGTATCTGATCGAAAGCGGATTCTATCGGGACATGCCTGCCAGAATCGAAGAGGGGCTGGATGTACTCAAATTGATGATCGAGCGGATCCGAAGGCTCGTTCAGGATATTCTCTACCATACGAAGGAAAGAAAACCCGAAAGGGCATGGACCGATCTTTGGTCATTTGCCAGTGACCTGGCGCGCAGCATGGAAACGCGGATACGAGCTGCCAATATTCATTTTCAAACGGACCTGCCCCGAGACATCGGTCAGGCATGCATCGATTCCGAACGTCTCAGGGCCGCTTTCATCAATATCTTGGAAAATGCCATGGAAGCCTGCATCGAAGATCCCAGGCCGATCGACCACAGCATCCGGTTTTCCCTTCGAATGCATGAAGCGAATCGAGGCGTGATCTTCGAGTTTTCCGATGACGGCCCGGGAATCGATCCATCTGAATTGCACAAAGTGTTTCAGCTCTTTTATTCTTCAAAAGGGAAAAAAGGGACGGGCATCGGTCTTTATATGACCCGTCAGGTGATTCTGGAACAGGGAGGCTCCATCCGGGCGGAATCTTCTCCGGGTGAAGGCGCACGGTTTACCGTGACACTCCCCTTGCAACCCGTTGATGACCGGGAGAGCAAGGTGAATCGGCCACTCGATCCGCTCAGGTAA
- a CDS encoding HAD-IIB family hydrolase: MGAELRLMRPWHACLVIFTDLDGTLLDPVTYSWEAAKPAMEACARMEIPVILNSSKTGAEMAHLARQMAIAWPYIVENGGGICFPEESAFQCMEDGAPGRSLDHVSFGVAYGRLCESLLRISAETGAEIRGFSQMSPDDVMALTGLDRKGAERAMQRQYDEPFLIDPAFPGSLDRIRKAAARLGLQVTPGGRFYHLHGAFDKGKAVEWLSARLEPFGQICKVGIGDSDNDIPMLQAVDIPVWVAPPEKPAPAIDGLLRSTEAFSGPTAWNQVVLSLIRERYSR; encoded by the coding sequence TTGGGGGCTGAGCTGCGCCTGATGCGGCCATGGCATGCGTGCCTGGTGATCTTTACGGACCTGGACGGCACGCTGCTCGATCCTGTCACCTATTCGTGGGAGGCCGCAAAGCCCGCCATGGAGGCATGCGCCCGGATGGAGATCCCAGTCATTCTGAACTCCAGCAAGACCGGGGCCGAAATGGCGCATCTTGCCCGGCAAATGGCCATCGCGTGGCCCTATATCGTGGAAAACGGCGGGGGGATCTGCTTTCCTGAGGAGAGCGCTTTTCAGTGCATGGAGGACGGCGCGCCCGGACGCAGCCTGGATCATGTCTCATTTGGCGTCGCCTACGGGCGACTCTGCGAGTCCCTGTTGCGGATATCGGCTGAAACCGGGGCGGAGATCCGGGGATTTTCGCAAATGTCGCCCGATGACGTCATGGCCCTGACCGGATTGGATCGCAAAGGTGCGGAGCGGGCGATGCAACGGCAATACGACGAGCCCTTTCTCATTGACCCCGCATTTCCGGGTTCGCTCGATCGCATCCGCAAGGCCGCCGCCCGATTGGGCCTCCAGGTGACGCCCGGCGGGCGCTTCTACCACCTGCATGGCGCATTCGACAAGGGGAAAGCTGTCGAATGGCTCAGCGCCCGCCTGGAGCCTTTCGGCCAAATCTGTAAGGTGGGAATCGGCGACAGCGATAACGACATTCCAATGCTGCAGGCCGTCGACATACCGGTCTGGGTGGCCCCGCCGGAAAAGCCTGCTCCGGCCATCGACGGGCTTCTGCGATCCACAGAGGCTTTTTCCGGACCGACAGCCTGGAATCAGGTGGTGCTGTCGCTGATCAGGGAGCGGTACAGCCGCTGA
- the glgA gene encoding glycogen synthase GlgA — translation MGSAALRVVLIASEMGPWAKTGGLADVMESLPPALRHLGIDLRLILPGYRQMLQAGIPAGSVHTGLHAWLGPQRLAFSVHRMRTETGIPIDLIEREDMFDRPNLYADSQGDYYDNAERFIFFCRALTVWLQTWDIVPHIVHCNDWHTGLVPVLLQSIPAFRSSATLFTIHNLGYPGLFDADKFALTGLDPNHHYRPDGLEFFGRWSMLKAGMFYSRAVSTVSPTYAREIQQPEYGRGFDGVLAARSASVFGILNGVDYGKWSPEKDPHIAANYSRKDLSGKSACKADLIRRCGLAADLHKQPVIGIVSRLDTQKGIDLILPILDQLMDDLHLGLIILGTGDKNLENRLAEASGSSRKRLAFIPQFDEVLSRQILAGADMLLVPSRYEPCGLTQLYAMQYATIPVVRATGGLNDTVVDVDADPANGWGFTFGRADPQDCLSAIERAAALYRRSPGEWQRIQQRGMAMDFSWDRSALAYQRLYRSLISDSTT, via the coding sequence ATGGGGAGCGCTGCCCTCCGGGTCGTTCTGATCGCATCCGAAATGGGGCCGTGGGCCAAAACAGGCGGGCTTGCCGATGTGATGGAAAGCCTTCCGCCGGCGCTCCGGCACCTGGGCATCGATCTTCGGCTGATCCTTCCCGGATACCGGCAGATGCTGCAGGCCGGGATCCCGGCCGGATCGGTTCACACGGGGCTCCATGCGTGGCTGGGGCCGCAGCGCCTCGCGTTTTCGGTGCACCGGATGCGGACGGAAACGGGGATACCGATCGATCTGATCGAGCGGGAGGACATGTTCGATCGGCCCAACCTCTATGCCGATTCCCAGGGGGATTACTACGACAATGCCGAGCGGTTCATTTTTTTCTGCAGGGCGCTGACTGTCTGGCTCCAGACATGGGATATCGTGCCGCACATCGTGCATTGCAACGACTGGCATACGGGACTGGTACCGGTTCTGCTGCAATCGATCCCGGCATTCCGTTCCAGCGCAACCCTCTTTACCATTCACAATCTCGGTTATCCGGGCCTTTTCGATGCCGACAAATTCGCACTGACCGGGCTGGATCCAAACCATCATTACCGCCCCGATGGACTCGAGTTCTTCGGCCGGTGGAGCATGCTCAAGGCTGGCATGTTCTACAGCCGCGCCGTATCGACCGTAAGCCCCACCTACGCGCGGGAAATCCAGCAGCCGGAATATGGCAGGGGCTTCGACGGGGTGCTGGCCGCAAGAAGCGCCTCGGTCTTCGGCATCCTCAACGGGGTCGATTACGGAAAATGGTCGCCCGAAAAAGATCCGCACATCGCCGCCAATTACAGCCGCAAGGACCTCTCCGGAAAATCGGCATGCAAGGCCGATTTGATCCGCCGCTGCGGGCTCGCGGCCGATCTGCACAAGCAGCCGGTTATCGGCATCGTCTCCCGGCTGGATACGCAGAAGGGGATCGATCTGATCCTGCCCATCCTGGATCAACTGATGGATGATCTCCATCTCGGGCTCATCATTCTGGGAACGGGCGATAAAAACCTCGAAAATCGTCTGGCGGAAGCATCCGGCTCCTCCCGGAAGCGTCTCGCCTTTATCCCGCAATTCGATGAAGTCCTCTCCAGGCAGATTCTGGCGGGGGCCGACATGCTGCTCGTCCCGTCCCGCTATGAGCCCTGCGGGTTGACCCAACTGTATGCCATGCAATATGCGACCATTCCGGTCGTACGGGCAACGGGGGGACTGAACGACACCGTGGTGGATGTGGATGCGGATCCGGCAAACGGGTGGGGGTTCACCTTCGGCCGGGCCGATCCGCAGGATTGCTTGTCCGCCATCGAGCGGGCCGCGGCGTTATACCGTCGCTCCCCCGGGGAGTGGCAAAGGATCCAGCAGCGCGGCATGGCGATGGACTTTTCCTGGGATCGCTCCGCCCTGGCGTATCAGCGGCTGTACCGCTCCCTGATCAGCGACAGCACCACCTGA
- a CDS encoding glycosyltransferase produces the protein MYNTALRSYTAKRIEEIGAADILVGIPCYNNEKTIAHVIQMITHGLAQYYPDRRCVILIADGGSTDDTRETAREFEIKPWQEKIVSIYRGPGGKGTALRSIFEAARRLHVGVCAVVDSDLRSITPDWVTHLMDPVLSRGYQFVAPVYLRHKYDGTITNNIVYNLTRALYGKRIRQPIGGDFAFSQDVARFYIDQDVWDTDVARFGIDIWMTTMAITQNFRICQSNLGVKIHDAKDPGQHLGSMFRQVLWTIFTLMEQCESCWQGVTRSEPVETLGFTGSIEPEPVSVNVENLIDSFQSSYQQFAPFWKDIFSATCYEEIHQAATLGAADFTLPVESWVHILYELAATFHRWRINRYKLIDVMTPLYYARVASFVRQSQDMSSLEAEALVEEQARIFEERKDYLRALWNAPPMAQEA, from the coding sequence ATGTACAATACGGCATTGCGATCCTACACGGCCAAGCGCATCGAGGAAATCGGTGCGGCGGACATTCTGGTCGGCATCCCCTGTTACAACAACGAAAAGACCATCGCCCATGTGATCCAGATGATCACCCATGGCCTTGCCCAATATTATCCCGACAGGCGATGCGTCATCCTGATTGCCGATGGCGGATCCACCGATGACACCCGCGAGACGGCCAGGGAATTCGAGATCAAGCCCTGGCAGGAGAAAATCGTCTCCATCTACCGGGGGCCGGGCGGGAAGGGTACGGCGCTGCGCTCGATTTTCGAGGCGGCCAGGCGGCTGCATGTCGGCGTATGCGCCGTTGTCGATTCCGATCTGCGCAGCATCACGCCGGACTGGGTGACCCATCTGATGGATCCTGTCCTGAGCAGGGGATACCAGTTCGTGGCGCCGGTTTATCTCCGGCACAAGTACGATGGCACCATCACGAACAACATCGTCTACAACCTGACCCGCGCCCTGTACGGCAAGCGCATCCGCCAGCCCATCGGCGGAGATTTCGCCTTTTCGCAGGATGTGGCGCGCTTCTACATCGATCAGGATGTCTGGGATACCGATGTGGCGCGCTTCGGCATCGATATCTGGATGACCACGATGGCCATTACGCAGAATTTCCGCATCTGCCAGTCGAATCTTGGCGTCAAGATCCACGATGCAAAAGATCCCGGCCAGCATCTTGGGTCAATGTTCCGGCAGGTGCTCTGGACCATCTTCACCCTGATGGAGCAGTGCGAATCCTGCTGGCAGGGCGTCACCCGCAGCGAGCCCGTGGAAACGCTCGGCTTCACCGGATCCATCGAACCCGAGCCGGTTTCGGTCAATGTGGAAAACCTCATCGATTCGTTTCAGTCGAGTTACCAGCAGTTCGCGCCTTTCTGGAAAGACATTTTCAGTGCGACCTGTTACGAGGAAATCCATCAGGCGGCAACCCTCGGTGCGGCCGATTTCACGCTTCCCGTGGAATCGTGGGTGCACATCCTCTATGAGCTGGCTGCAACCTTCCACCGCTGGCGCATCAACCGCTACAAGCTCATCGATGTCATGACGCCCCTCTATTATGCGCGCGTCGCCTCCTTTGTCCGACAGAGCCAGGACATGAGTTCCCTGGAGGCCGAAGCGCTGGTGGAGGAGCAGGCGCGGATTTTCGAAGAGCGGAAAGATTATCTGCGCGCACTCTGGAACGCGCCGCCGATGGCGCAGGAAGCATGA
- a CDS encoding TOBE domain-containing protein produces the protein MPHAAGRKPAQEIIAAETNETNCLNTLQLGKLEQSYREWVNSAQRSDVLLSRKRILMIFLLIRYTGARLNEVLELNPSQDMDFSRHVVSFGKTGTGKDHRIREVQISEALSSEISQLLSDPLLQSSQSRWFQVDPGHIRRKFYERAASCGFSPALGAPDAIRRSRGAELLQNNVPLQVVQRMLGHSTPNLTASYVAFSDEELQQASRFFIEKESLRKTSARNIFFGKIRMIQTGDIQSKIVMLTITGTAVTAVITNDSLARLDLGIGSLITAEVKAPWVMLQKDSDEPDCTAENRFHGTISRMTRGEIMTEYTVRLADGTEMCSVVTRESGKRLGLRKGEPVWVVFNCFSVVLHRE, from the coding sequence ATGCCGCATGCTGCAGGGCGCAAGCCCGCCCAAGAAATCATTGCCGCCGAGACGAACGAGACAAATTGTCTGAATACGCTGCAACTGGGTAAACTGGAACAGTCCTACCGGGAATGGGTGAATAGCGCGCAGCGCTCCGATGTTCTTTTGTCCCGGAAACGAATCTTGATGATTTTTCTTCTCATCCGTTATACCGGAGCCAGGCTCAACGAGGTTCTGGAATTGAATCCGTCCCAGGATATGGACTTCAGCCGGCATGTGGTGTCTTTTGGAAAAACAGGGACCGGGAAAGATCATCGAATACGTGAAGTTCAGATCTCTGAAGCCCTTTCCAGCGAGATCAGCCAGCTCCTGAGCGATCCCTTGCTGCAGTCGTCGCAAAGTCGCTGGTTTCAGGTGGATCCGGGGCATATCCGCCGCAAGTTCTACGAACGCGCCGCATCCTGCGGCTTTTCCCCGGCACTCGGTGCTCCGGATGCCATCCGCAGATCCCGTGGGGCGGAACTGCTCCAAAACAACGTGCCCCTGCAGGTTGTACAGCGCATGCTGGGGCATTCAACGCCAAACCTGACCGCATCCTATGTGGCATTTTCCGATGAAGAGCTTCAGCAGGCCAGCCGATTTTTCATTGAAAAAGAGTCCCTTCGAAAAACCAGCGCCCGCAACATTTTCTTCGGAAAAATCCGTATGATCCAAACCGGCGATATTCAATCGAAAATCGTCATGCTCACCATCACCGGAACGGCGGTGACCGCCGTGATCACCAATGACAGCCTTGCCAGGCTGGATCTGGGCATCGGATCACTGATCACCGCGGAAGTCAAGGCTCCCTGGGTGATGTTACAGAAAGACAGCGACGAACCGGATTGCACGGCTGAAAACCGGTTTCACGGGACCATCTCGCGGATGACCAGGGGGGAAATCATGACCGAATACACGGTGCGCCTTGCGGATGGAACCGAGATGTGTTCCGTGGTTACCCGGGAGAGCGGAAAGCGCCTGGGACTTCGGAAGGGAGAACCCGTATGGGTCGTGTTCAATTGTTTTTCCGTGGTGCTCCACCGTGAATGA
- a CDS encoding chromate transporter: protein MDGLDVSLDQGQEAIARADAPKIALSRIAVTFLNIGLASFSLAALGEAKNWMTKKRQWFTDDEYMQGLGLAQLLPGAPTVNLSSYLGFRLRGLPGALVSTVFFLIPCFLLMLLLSHLYFRYGDLPVVSGLFRGLGALVVGLVFNTILNLWRSGVKTVFNTLMALAGFALVFWLKMGIMHILLIAGSASILMVLLSYYFPGISRWTGSWGALRKTGTGGRSDKKPQQAGADGKASPGQAPNHRFAGLLGSLRKTKGSQAVEAEEAGYISACSRVPLPLHWQKITLQVFWLIVMLAVDLMLVYQSPELWRMGSSFLKIGALTFGSGYAMLPFIQDIVVNQFDWLSNQQFAVALALSLITPGPVTIIGVFIGYKVAGVIGAVAGMVNMYYPAWAFTTLVTAPYAKAGQVGYVKQVISGIVAAFIGTLIVVLIRLSTNTLVDIPAMAMAAGAFITQRFVKIDTVWIVLAGALISLALFHG from the coding sequence ATGGACGGATTGGATGTTTCATTGGATCAGGGACAGGAAGCCATCGCACGGGCGGATGCACCGAAAATCGCGCTCTCTCGTATCGCAGTCACTTTTCTGAACATTGGGCTGGCATCCTTCAGTCTGGCTGCCCTCGGTGAAGCCAAAAACTGGATGACGAAGAAGCGGCAATGGTTTACCGATGATGAGTACATGCAGGGTCTGGGACTTGCGCAGCTTTTGCCGGGCGCCCCGACGGTCAATCTGTCATCCTACCTGGGCTTCCGCCTGCGGGGCCTTCCCGGAGCACTGGTATCAACGGTTTTCTTTCTCATTCCCTGCTTTCTGCTCATGCTGCTGCTCTCCCATCTCTACTTCCGGTATGGCGATTTACCTGTCGTATCCGGCCTTTTCCGCGGATTGGGCGCCCTGGTTGTCGGGCTTGTCTTCAACACCATCCTCAACCTGTGGCGATCGGGCGTAAAGACCGTTTTCAACACCCTGATGGCCTTGGCCGGCTTTGCCCTGGTTTTCTGGCTGAAAATGGGCATCATGCACATCCTGCTCATCGCCGGCAGCGCGAGCATCCTGATGGTCCTCCTTTCCTACTATTTTCCCGGGATATCCCGCTGGACGGGAAGCTGGGGGGCGCTGAGAAAAACGGGAACCGGCGGCCGGAGCGATAAAAAACCCCAACAGGCCGGCGCCGATGGGAAGGCATCGCCTGGTCAAGCGCCCAACCATCGTTTCGCCGGGTTGCTCGGGAGCTTGCGCAAGACAAAAGGCAGCCAGGCGGTAGAAGCGGAGGAAGCCGGCTATATTTCAGCCTGCAGCCGCGTCCCGTTGCCACTGCATTGGCAGAAGATCACCCTGCAGGTGTTCTGGCTGATCGTGATGCTGGCTGTCGATCTGATGCTGGTCTATCAGAGCCCCGAACTGTGGCGGATGGGAAGCAGTTTTTTGAAGATCGGGGCACTGACGTTCGGCAGCGGATACGCCATGCTCCCCTTCATCCAGGACATCGTGGTCAACCAGTTCGACTGGCTCAGCAACCAGCAGTTTGCCGTCGCCCTGGCGCTTAGTCTGATCACGCCAGGCCCGGTGACGATCATTGGGGTTTTCATCGGTTACAAGGTGGCGGGCGTCATCGGAGCGGTAGCGGGCATGGTGAACATGTACTATCCCGCCTGGGCATTCACGACCCTGGTGACCGCACCGTACGCCAAAGCCGGCCAGGTGGGCTACGTGAAGCAGGTGATCAGCGGCATTGTGGCAGCCTTCATCGGAACGCTGATTGTGGTGCTGATCAGGCTATCCACGAATACCCTGGTTGATATTCCCGCGATGGCCATGGCCGCCGGGGCCTTCATCACGCAGCGTTTCGTGAAAATCGACACGGTCTGGATCGTTCTTGCAGGCGCGTTGATTTCGCTGGCGCTCTTTCATGGATGA
- a CDS encoding universal stress protein yields the protein MILPKIAIKRILFATDLSENARQALAYAVSLANLYKAGIVIVHAMEDSPGMDAAIGSHLGQERWAQIQRENEQAARETIIGKRRDENPEVKEALKTIFRDATADMENQSFLLEDMVVKRGLPVDVILEASEVFHCNMIVIGTQSRGGFKQMVMGSTAQKVLKRSRIPVLVVPLVE from the coding sequence ATGATTCTGCCCAAGATCGCCATCAAACGAATTCTCTTCGCCACCGACCTTTCCGAAAACGCCCGGCAGGCGCTTGCGTATGCCGTCAGCCTCGCCAATCTCTACAAGGCAGGCATCGTGATCGTGCATGCCATGGAAGATTCGCCGGGGATGGATGCGGCCATCGGCTCCCATCTCGGGCAGGAACGGTGGGCGCAGATCCAGCGGGAAAATGAACAGGCGGCCAGAGAGACCATCATCGGCAAACGGCGGGATGAAAATCCGGAGGTCAAAGAGGCGCTGAAAACCATATTCAGAGACGCTACGGCGGATATGGAAAACCAGTCGTTTCTCCTGGAAGACATGGTCGTCAAGCGGGGGCTCCCCGTGGATGTGATTCTCGAAGCTTCAGAAGTGTTTCATTGCAATATGATCGTGATCGGCACCCAGAGCCGGGGGGGATTCAAACAGATGGTGATGGGCAGCACGGCGCAGAAAGTGCTGAAACGTTCCAGGATTCCGGTTCTGGTGGTTCCGCTGGTGGAATAA